A single genomic interval of Lathyrus oleraceus cultivar Zhongwan6 chromosome 7, CAAS_Psat_ZW6_1.0, whole genome shotgun sequence harbors:
- the LOC127102501 gene encoding uncharacterized protein LOC127102501: MQFQEETRTNQKTTIASIKNLEVQMGQIAQQLASNSQAPGTLPSSTVTNLQEHNNVNTVVTRSGKSTEENSVEEDGFLEVDLEIKETKDPDEEVVLPPVNEKEKVPKPVIKLPYPPSAILQGMKIPVKKKDMGSVNIPCTIGDRKFKKALIDLAASVSLIPLSIYKKLGICTVQDTRMTLQFANRSVRRPYGIVEDVLVKIDKFIFLVDFVILEMPEDEEIPLILGRPFLETGWCMIDIEEGTMTLKVYDEELKIDVRNTVQYKDDIGTSHTVEIIDQVIAQEIEKHMP, from the exons ATGcagtttcaagaagaaactaGAACCAATCAAAAAACCACCATTGCCTCCATAAAAAATCTCGAAGTCCAAATGGGTCAAATagcacaacagttagcttcaaattCTCAAGCCCCGGGGACCCTACCCAGTAGTACGGTAACAAATCTGCAGGAACATAACAATGTTAACACTGTCGTAACCCGAAGTGGGAAGTCAACAGAAGAAAACAGTGTGGAGGAAGATGGATTTTTAgaagtggatttagaaatcaaggaaaccaAGGACCCAGATGAAGAAGTGGTACTACCACCTGTCAATGAGAAAGAAAAGGTTCCAAAACCAGtcatcaaactcccttaccctccaaG TGCCATTCTGCAAGGTATGAAGATCCCAGTAAAGAAGAAAGATATGGGATCAGTTAATATTCcatgcactattggtgatagaaaattcaagaaggctctgattgacttagCAGCAAGTGTAAGCTTGATTCCACTATCCATCTATAAGAAATTAGGCATTTGCACCgttcaagatactcgaatgacaCTTCAGTTTGCGAATCGCTCTGTTAGGCGACCTTATGGGATTGTGGAAGAcgttcttgtaaaaattgacaagtttaTTTTCCTAGTTGACTTTGTCATTCTGGAAATGCCcgaagatgaggagattcctcttATATTGGGTAGACCATTCTTGGAAACAGGATGGTGTATGATAGACATAGAGGAAGGAACAATGACcctcaaagtctatgatgaagagttaaaaatagaTGTGCGGAACACAGTGCAATATAAAGATGATATTGGCACAAGCCACACCGTAGAGATAATAGATCAGGTAATTGCTCAAGAAATTGAAAAGCATATGCCCTAG